From the genome of bacterium BMS3Abin14, one region includes:
- a CDS encoding cytochrome c, translating to MKPPSFVFPWTKNYPDGVYTLSLKSAGAAAYRVINPRDWFFVAADNRCYNSPVMKYPFDAESFIEAHGVTALPPGPGETGGVTGQGVFRDNCRVCHYPDSTRTKVGPGLKGLFNLKTSPVRGFQMNKANVITQIKHGGTVMPPYAHLTDSELRALIEYLKTL from the coding sequence ATGAAACCACCAAGCTTCGTCTTCCCGTGGACGAAAAACTATCCCGATGGCGTTTATACCCTGAGCCTCAAGAGCGCAGGTGCGGCAGCTTATCGTGTCATCAATCCCAGGGACTGGTTCTTCGTGGCAGCCGACAACCGCTGCTATAATTCCCCTGTCATGAAATACCCTTTCGATGCGGAAAGTTTCATCGAAGCCCATGGCGTTACCGCTTTGCCCCCCGGGCCTGGTGAAACCGGCGGGGTAACAGGACAGGGGGTATTCCGCGACAACTGCCGTGTCTGTCACTATCCGGATTCGACCAGAACCAAGGTCGGGCCCGGGCTCAAGGGACTGTTCAACCTGAAAACATCCCCGGTTCGGGGATTTCAGATGAACAAGGCCAATGTGATAACTCAGATCAAACACGGCGGCACCGTCATGCCCCCTTACGCCCACCTGACGGATTCGGAACTCAGGGCGCTCATCGAGTACCTGAAAACCCTGTAG
- the cbiO gene encoding cobalt import ATP-binding protein CbiO, whose product MIHLSNIGFTYPNGTEVLGGLELSCGRGDRIGIMGANGSGKTTLLHILMGLLLPTSGSVELFGKERRREDDFRDSRRRMGFVFQDADDQLFCPTVAEDVAFGPRNLGKSASEAHDVTHRVLSMLDIEHLEKRVTYQLSGGEKRLVALATALAMEPEILILDEPATGLAEDAAEHLLDVLDRHVPTRIVVSHDPRFLSRAVEKTLTLKNGQLS is encoded by the coding sequence GTGATCCACCTGTCGAATATCGGTTTTACCTATCCCAATGGGACCGAAGTCCTGGGAGGGCTGGAGTTGTCATGCGGCAGGGGCGATCGGATCGGCATTATGGGAGCCAATGGATCGGGGAAGACGACCCTGCTCCACATCCTTATGGGGCTGCTTCTCCCCACCTCGGGTTCGGTGGAGCTTTTTGGAAAAGAGCGGAGACGGGAGGATGATTTCCGGGACTCACGACGACGCATGGGGTTCGTATTCCAGGACGCAGACGATCAGCTCTTTTGCCCCACCGTAGCAGAGGATGTGGCCTTCGGGCCAAGGAACCTGGGTAAGTCGGCATCGGAGGCCCACGATGTCACACACCGCGTCCTTTCCATGCTGGACATCGAACACCTGGAAAAGAGGGTGACCTACCAGCTTTCGGGAGGGGAAAAACGGCTGGTGGCCCTGGCAACGGCCCTCGCCATGGAGCCCGAGATCCTGATCCTCGATGAGCCTGCAACAGGGCTTGCCGAGGATGCTGCCGAACACCTGCTGGATGTCTTGGACCGGCACGTTCCCACCCGCATTGTAGTCTCCCACGACCCCCGGTTCCTCAGCCGGGCCGTGGAAAAGACCCTGACCCTGAAAAACGGCCAACTCTCCTGA
- the nikQ gene encoding nickel transport protein NikQ, which translates to MHLEEFAVGRSVWHRMDPRVKIAGVTAFAVVTAVSSGMWALVFAFTLSMGALAAARLEIRQVVIRLSVVNGFVLFLWLFLPFTTPGEVMAQWGWLTVHRAGLLLAVSITLKANAIAAATIALLGTSTVFDLVHGMVHLRMPSKLVQLFFFTYRYLSVIHREYLRLRAGMRVRCFHSGTNLHTYRSYAYLMGMLFVRSFDRSERIYHAMILRGFSGTFWTLNHFRMRRSDWVALGLMALGIGVEIGLQVPGVML; encoded by the coding sequence ATGCACCTGGAGGAATTCGCCGTTGGGCGCAGTGTCTGGCACCGTATGGACCCCAGGGTGAAGATAGCCGGGGTCACCGCCTTTGCGGTGGTAACCGCCGTTTCCAGCGGAATGTGGGCTCTGGTGTTCGCCTTCACTCTGTCGATGGGGGCCCTGGCCGCTGCCCGGCTGGAAATCCGGCAGGTGGTCATCCGGCTGTCGGTGGTAAACGGATTTGTCCTGTTCCTGTGGTTGTTTTTGCCATTTACAACCCCGGGCGAAGTCATGGCCCAATGGGGATGGCTTACGGTCCATCGCGCTGGCCTTCTCCTGGCTGTCTCCATTACCCTGAAAGCCAACGCCATCGCAGCAGCGACCATCGCTCTCCTTGGCACAAGTACTGTGTTCGACCTGGTCCACGGGATGGTCCACCTGCGGATGCCTTCAAAGCTGGTTCAGCTCTTCTTCTTTACCTACCGGTACCTGTCGGTTATCCACAGGGAATACCTGCGCCTGCGGGCTGGCATGCGCGTCCGCTGTTTTCATTCAGGCACGAACCTTCACACCTACCGATCGTATGCCTATCTTATGGGAATGCTGTTCGTCCGGAGTTTCGACCGTTCAGAGCGGATCTACCATGCCATGATTCTCAGGGGATTCTCGGGGACCTTCTGGACCCTGAATCACTTCCGAATGCGGCGGTCGGATTGGGTAGCTCTTGGCCTGATGGCACTTGGCATCGGCGTTGAGATCGGCCTCCAGGTCCCAGGGGTAATGTTGTGA
- the nikMN gene encoding fused nickel transport protein NikMN, giving the protein MHISEGVLSPQVLSGGAVLAVAGLAMGMRGLKAEKIPQVAVLSSTFFVASLIHVPAGPVSVHLVLNGINGLILGWAAFPAIFVALTLQALLFQFGGLTVLGVNTVVMALPAVLSYYVFGRFVRRGSMLAAWSAGFGAGFVSVAVGAGLLGLSLALTGENFYKAAMVAVAAHIPVMVIEGIITGFCVTFLRRVKPEILGIKRV; this is encoded by the coding sequence ATGCACATAAGTGAAGGAGTACTGTCCCCACAGGTGCTTTCGGGCGGCGCAGTACTGGCCGTGGCCGGCCTGGCAATGGGCATGCGGGGGCTCAAGGCGGAGAAGATACCGCAGGTTGCGGTCCTTTCCTCAACTTTTTTCGTAGCGTCCCTCATCCATGTACCGGCCGGGCCGGTTAGCGTTCATCTGGTGTTAAACGGCATTAACGGGCTGATCCTGGGATGGGCCGCGTTTCCGGCCATCTTCGTTGCTCTGACCCTCCAGGCCCTTCTTTTCCAGTTCGGCGGCCTCACGGTATTGGGGGTGAATACTGTTGTAATGGCCCTTCCCGCGGTTCTCTCATACTATGTTTTTGGGAGGTTCGTGCGTAGGGGATCAATGCTTGCCGCATGGTCGGCTGGTTTTGGTGCCGGGTTCGTTTCGGTAGCTGTCGGAGCCGGTCTCCTCGGACTTTCGCTCGCCCTTACCGGGGAAAACTTTTACAAGGCGGCTATGGTGGCTGTCGCGGCCCATATCCCAGTTATGGTGATCGAAGGGATAATCACGGGATTCTGCGTAACTTTTCTCAGAAGGGTCAAACCTGAGATCCTGGGAATTAAGAGAGTTTGA
- a CDS encoding nickel uptake substrate-specific transmembrane region, giving the protein MKRWMLIIFVAAALATQARIAHAHFGALIPSDDIVSQGEGRIVTLHAMFIHPMDNSYMQMEKPSRFGVLFRDKKIDLTGALREKKVGEFSTWTANYEIKRPGDYVFFVEPEPYWEPAEGRYIIHYTKVVVNAFGLERGWDAEVGMKTEIVPLSRPYGLWTGNVFRGIVKINGRPAPYAKVEVEYLNTDNVKPPADPYLTQVVKADSNGVFCYGIPRAGWWGFAAISERDKMMERDGKKVPVEIGAVIWVRTRDMK; this is encoded by the coding sequence ATGAAAAGATGGATGTTGATCATTTTTGTGGCAGCGGCGCTGGCGACTCAGGCCCGGATTGCTCATGCCCATTTCGGAGCGCTGATCCCGAGTGACGATATCGTTTCCCAGGGTGAAGGAAGAATAGTTACTCTGCATGCCATGTTCATCCATCCAATGGATAATAGCTATATGCAGATGGAAAAGCCTTCCCGTTTCGGGGTGCTTTTCCGCGACAAGAAGATCGACTTGACCGGGGCCCTTCGCGAGAAAAAGGTGGGCGAATTTTCCACATGGACCGCCAATTACGAGATCAAACGTCCAGGCGACTATGTTTTCTTCGTCGAGCCGGAGCCGTACTGGGAACCGGCCGAGGGACGGTACATCATTCACTACACGAAGGTCGTTGTAAACGCGTTCGGACTGGAAAGGGGATGGGACGCCGAGGTTGGCATGAAGACGGAGATCGTTCCCCTGAGTCGCCCCTATGGCCTGTGGACCGGGAACGTCTTTCGCGGGATCGTAAAGATAAACGGCAGACCGGCGCCTTACGCCAAGGTGGAGGTTGAATATCTGAACACGGATAATGTTAAGCCTCCGGCCGATCCTTACCTCACCCAGGTGGTCAAGGCGGATTCCAACGGGGTTTTTTGCTACGGGATTCCACGTGCGGGGTGGTGGGGCTTTGCCGCCATCTCGGAGAGAGATAAAATGATGGAGAGGGACGGGAAGAAGGTCCCCGTGGAGATAGGTGCGGTCATCTGGGTCCGGACGAGGGACATGAAATGA
- the ybhF_2 gene encoding putative ABC transporter ATP-binding protein YbhF, which translates to MESRIEVRSLHKSFGAITAVNDISCEVRTGDVLGFLGPNGAGKTTAMRMITGYLTPDKGSVSVCGIDVLKHPVAAKEKLGYLPEGAPLYPEMTPASFLGFVARIRGIEGSERTIRLSEIAELVHLKEVWKQPIETLSKGFKRRLGLAQAILHDPPVLVLDEPTDGLDPNQKREVRDLVKTMAKDKAIIISTHILEEVRDVCNRAIIITRGKIVANGTPMELEAMSSYHNAVSILLSAKQEESLTTALNDLPDVARVLSETVNSDTVLCTAFPQNGRPILAKIADLLNSGPWHILELRQESGRLDEVFHNLTVPAKDPNEGGRA; encoded by the coding sequence ATGGAATCGCGGATTGAGGTCCGTAGCCTGCATAAATCGTTCGGGGCCATAACCGCTGTAAACGACATCAGTTGCGAGGTGAGGACAGGGGATGTCCTCGGCTTCCTCGGCCCCAACGGCGCCGGAAAGACAACCGCTATGAGGATGATAACCGGATACCTGACACCTGACAAGGGGTCGGTGTCCGTATGCGGTATTGACGTGCTCAAGCACCCCGTGGCGGCAAAGGAGAAACTCGGCTATCTCCCGGAGGGGGCCCCCCTTTACCCGGAGATGACCCCGGCTTCATTTCTGGGTTTCGTCGCGCGGATACGGGGCATCGAAGGAAGTGAAAGGACAATTCGCCTCTCCGAGATCGCCGAACTCGTTCATCTCAAAGAGGTCTGGAAGCAACCCATTGAGACGCTGTCAAAAGGATTCAAAAGAAGACTGGGGCTTGCCCAGGCCATACTCCACGACCCGCCTGTCCTGGTTCTGGATGAGCCCACCGACGGCCTGGACCCTAACCAGAAACGGGAGGTGCGAGACCTCGTCAAAACCATGGCGAAAGACAAGGCTATCATTATCTCAACACACATCCTGGAGGAGGTCCGGGACGTGTGTAACCGTGCCATTATCATAACCCGGGGAAAGATCGTGGCCAACGGAACCCCGATGGAACTGGAGGCAATGTCGTCCTACCACAACGCCGTTTCCATCCTCCTGTCCGCGAAACAGGAGGAGTCTCTAACCACCGCACTCAATGACCTCCCGGATGTCGCAAGGGTATTATCCGAAACCGTGAACAGCGACACGGTCCTTTGCACCGCCTTTCCCCAAAACGGGCGACCCATCCTGGCGAAGATCGCGGACCTCCTGAACTCGGGACCATGGCACATCCTGGAATTGCGGCAGGAATCCGGCAGGCTGGACGAGGTTTTCCACAATCTGACCGTCCCGGCGAAAGATCCCAACGAAGGGGGGCGGGCATGA
- a CDS encoding ABC-2 family transporter protein yields MKRMTSIYRREMTSYFSTPLAYVFIVIFLVLTGTFTFYLGGFFPRGQADLQPFFTWHPWLYLFLAPALGMRLWAEERKTGTIELILTLPVSTMEVVLGKFLAAWTMIAISLSLTFPIWITVNVLGQPDNGVIVAGYSGSLLMAGAYLSISAFFSALTRSQVIAFVISVAGCFVFLLFGFPIVLDFFRPWLPSAVVEMLGSFGFLQHFNTIIEGVLDFRDIVYFLTFTVLWLLAGVWAVNRCRD; encoded by the coding sequence ATGAAACGCATGACATCTATCTACCGGCGTGAAATGACATCGTACTTTTCCACCCCGCTGGCGTACGTATTCATAGTCATATTCCTGGTCCTCACGGGAACATTTACGTTCTACCTGGGCGGATTCTTCCCCAGGGGGCAGGCCGACCTCCAGCCATTCTTCACCTGGCACCCATGGCTATACCTTTTTCTCGCTCCGGCCCTTGGAATGCGGTTGTGGGCCGAGGAGCGAAAAACCGGCACCATTGAACTTATCCTGACCCTGCCTGTTTCCACGATGGAGGTGGTCCTTGGCAAGTTTCTGGCCGCATGGACCATGATCGCCATATCCCTGAGCCTTACCTTTCCCATCTGGATTACCGTAAACGTCCTCGGTCAGCCCGACAACGGGGTGATCGTGGCAGGATATTCAGGGAGTCTTCTGATGGCCGGGGCATATCTCTCCATCAGCGCGTTCTTTTCCGCATTGACCCGCAGCCAGGTTATTGCTTTCGTTATCTCTGTCGCGGGGTGTTTCGTTTTTCTGCTTTTCGGGTTTCCCATCGTCCTGGACTTCTTCCGCCCATGGCTTCCCTCGGCGGTGGTTGAGATGCTCGGATCCTTCGGTTTCCTCCAGCACTTCAACACCATAATCGAGGGGGTCCTCGATTTCAGGGACATCGTTTATTTTCTCACCTTTACTGTCCTGTGGCTTCTGGCCGGCGTCTGGGCCGTCAATCGCTGCAGGGACTAA
- a CDS encoding ABC-type uncharacterized transport system, which translates to MKNGKLLTTGGLLAAVAIFILINTVGRPLLRSIRLDLTQNKVHTLSKGTVHILESLKTPEKIQLYWSATAAKDMTSLKLFAQRVIDLLDEYSSVAGGKLTFEVIDPEPFSEAEDNAVRYGVQGVPTGSSGDTLYFGIVGIGKDGKRQVIPFLQPDRESFLEFDLSQMVYSLDHPEKTKVGLLSALPLIGGPSPRNPFSMEPPWTIVGQLRRQYDLKILSKNEQNIPDDIRVLMVVYPQGLGKRSLYAIDQFVLRGGHALVFVDPMSEFMAGQGPAEGSTAGYGPDNLLHSWGVRLEPGKVVGDMAAAQRVSYKGRFRTEVVDYLPWLAVRGNMLNRDEVVTGQIDQINLASAGSLTPVKGARTDFVPLMQSTSQAMLLDRKQLAFPPDPKKLIADFKPAGKPFTLAVRISGPADTAFPDGPPPPEKTDKPANKGQKKAKQEEQIMISKGPINVVVVADTDMLQDRFWVTVQNFFGRRILIPNAGNADLAINAIDQLGGSSDLIGIRGRGTSSRPFTLVKKIQQEAERKYRTKEQELTAKLDGTEKKLNELQGKRKDIESAKLTPEQEKEVAKFREEKVSIRKDLRVVQYQLRRNIERLETLLKFINIVLIPILIALGSIIVWFVRRKRDMGFPA; encoded by the coding sequence ATGAAAAACGGAAAATTATTGACGACAGGCGGCCTCCTCGCGGCAGTAGCCATCTTCATTTTGATCAACACGGTCGGCAGGCCACTTTTGCGATCCATACGGCTCGATCTTACTCAAAATAAGGTTCACACACTGTCAAAGGGAACCGTCCACATCCTTGAATCACTGAAAACTCCTGAAAAAATACAACTCTACTGGTCGGCAACGGCTGCAAAGGACATGACCAGCCTCAAGCTCTTCGCACAGCGGGTTATAGATCTTCTGGATGAATACTCATCGGTTGCGGGGGGGAAACTGACTTTTGAGGTCATCGATCCCGAACCATTCTCAGAGGCGGAGGACAACGCGGTCCGCTATGGAGTACAGGGAGTTCCCACCGGGAGCAGCGGCGACACTCTCTACTTCGGCATCGTTGGGATCGGAAAAGACGGCAAGCGCCAGGTCATCCCCTTTCTGCAACCCGACCGCGAGAGCTTCCTGGAGTTCGACCTGAGCCAGATGGTCTACTCCCTCGATCATCCGGAAAAAACCAAAGTGGGTCTGCTGAGCGCCCTTCCGCTTATCGGTGGTCCGTCGCCTCGCAACCCGTTCAGCATGGAGCCTCCCTGGACCATCGTGGGTCAGCTGCGCCGTCAGTACGACCTGAAGATTTTGTCCAAAAACGAGCAGAATATCCCCGATGATATCAGGGTTTTGATGGTCGTCTATCCTCAAGGTCTTGGCAAACGGTCTCTTTATGCAATTGATCAGTTTGTTCTACGCGGGGGGCACGCTCTTGTCTTCGTGGATCCCATGAGCGAGTTCATGGCGGGACAGGGTCCAGCAGAAGGATCAACCGCCGGGTATGGGCCTGACAACCTGCTCCACTCTTGGGGGGTAAGGCTTGAACCGGGCAAGGTGGTTGGAGACATGGCCGCGGCGCAACGGGTAAGCTACAAGGGCCGGTTTCGAACCGAGGTCGTCGATTATCTTCCATGGCTCGCCGTCAGGGGCAACATGCTGAACAGGGACGAGGTGGTCACCGGTCAGATTGACCAGATCAACCTGGCCAGTGCAGGGTCTCTGACACCTGTAAAGGGTGCCAGGACAGATTTCGTACCCCTCATGCAATCCACATCACAGGCGATGCTGCTTGACCGCAAACAGCTTGCCTTCCCCCCGGACCCGAAAAAGCTTATCGCCGATTTCAAACCGGCAGGCAAACCCTTTACACTGGCTGTACGTATCAGCGGGCCTGCTGATACTGCATTTCCTGACGGGCCTCCCCCGCCGGAGAAAACGGATAAACCGGCAAATAAGGGACAAAAAAAAGCGAAACAGGAAGAACAGATCATGATCTCCAAAGGTCCGATCAACGTTGTTGTGGTTGCGGATACGGACATGCTTCAGGACAGGTTCTGGGTTACTGTACAGAACTTCTTTGGAAGGCGCATACTCATCCCCAACGCAGGCAACGCCGATCTGGCCATTAATGCCATCGACCAGCTTGGCGGCAGCTCGGACCTCATCGGTATCCGGGGACGCGGGACATCTTCCCGACCGTTTACCCTGGTGAAAAAGATCCAGCAGGAGGCAGAGCGCAAGTATCGGACCAAAGAGCAGGAACTGACCGCAAAACTGGATGGAACCGAGAAGAAATTAAACGAGCTTCAGGGAAAGCGCAAGGATATCGAATCTGCCAAACTGACGCCTGAGCAGGAAAAGGAGGTTGCAAAATTCCGGGAGGAAAAGGTCAGCATCCGGAAGGACCTCAGGGTGGTTCAATACCAGCTCAGGAGAAACATCGAGAGGCTGGAAACACTGCTGAAATTCATCAACATCGTTTTAATCCCCATCCTCATCGCGCTTGGTTCCATTATTGTGTGGTTCGTACGGCGAAAAAGGGACATGGGATTTCCGGCCTGA
- the pleD_4 gene encoding response regulator PleD, with amino-acid sequence MKRKTLLLVDDAELFLVMEKSFLSRKELDLHSATSGIEALEIAHTAKPDLILLDLHMPGMDGDEVCTKLKADPDTEHIPVIIVTSERNPETLKRCINAGCDRIIYKPFTRQSLIGAVQEVLVLIQRRYPRTEVSLGCTVGVGSLKLETTMHVLSKGGAFIEMGIPPDSGSEIEVSFALPESNYTISTSAMVRWAASVRRGGPLGMGVEFLTIEEAERELIQAYIDEEMKKQRRKAAGIAEE; translated from the coding sequence ATGAAAAGGAAAACACTTCTGCTGGTGGACGACGCCGAACTGTTTCTGGTTATGGAAAAATCTTTTCTTTCCAGAAAGGAACTCGACCTGCATTCGGCGACGTCCGGGATAGAAGCCCTTGAAATTGCCCATACGGCCAAGCCGGATCTGATACTTCTTGACCTTCACATGCCCGGCATGGATGGCGACGAGGTGTGTACAAAACTTAAGGCCGACCCCGACACTGAACATATCCCGGTTATCATCGTAACATCCGAGAGGAATCCTGAAACTCTGAAGAGGTGCATCAACGCCGGGTGTGACAGGATCATCTACAAACCATTTACCAGACAATCTCTCATTGGCGCCGTTCAGGAAGTTCTGGTTCTGATTCAGCGACGCTACCCGCGTACGGAGGTCAGCCTGGGATGCACTGTGGGGGTCGGAAGCCTTAAACTTGAGACCACCATGCACGTCCTGTCGAAAGGCGGGGCTTTTATCGAGATGGGCATCCCACCGGACTCCGGTTCCGAAATAGAGGTGTCCTTCGCCCTTCCCGAATCAAATTATACTATCTCAACCTCGGCCATGGTCCGATGGGCCGCCAGCGTCCGAAGGGGCGGCCCGTTGGGAATGGGTGTCGAATTCCTGACCATAGAGGAAGCCGAACGCGAACTTATCCAGGCATACATTGATGAGGAGATGAAAAAACAGCGGCGGAAAGCCGCCGGCATCGCGGAGGAGTGA
- the menA_2 gene encoding 1,4-dihydroxy-2-naphthoate octaprenyltransferase has translation MKKKITVWAAQVRAPFLLLAIFLVLIGGALAHEYGRFSFLLFFLCLAGTVLAHASVNLFNELSDFRTNIDSLTRRTPFSGGSGNLQAGLTSELGVRIAAWGTLVLAGIIGVYLAWRSGWVLLGFILVGGVTTVFYTSRLAKIALGELFAGVCLGSMVVVGTFIAMTGELNTTVLLASVPPGILTFLLLFLNEFPDLQADSSGGRRHLLIVLGKSVSARVYTASLCVCYGFIVWGVISGVFPVSMLITLLTLPLAFKAAVTTLRNHDDFEKMIAAQGANVGLVLGIDFLMAIAYFIH, from the coding sequence ATGAAGAAAAAAATCACTGTCTGGGCTGCCCAGGTACGAGCGCCGTTCCTTCTTCTGGCCATTTTTCTCGTTCTTATCGGGGGCGCCTTGGCCCACGAATACGGACGGTTCAGCTTTTTGCTCTTTTTTCTGTGCCTGGCAGGTACGGTCCTGGCTCACGCTTCCGTCAATCTTTTCAATGAACTTTCAGATTTCCGGACCAACATCGACTCCTTGACCAGGAGAACACCGTTCTCAGGAGGGAGCGGGAACCTGCAGGCGGGCCTCACCTCGGAATTGGGTGTCAGGATCGCCGCGTGGGGCACCCTGGTTTTGGCTGGGATCATCGGGGTGTACCTGGCGTGGCGGTCAGGCTGGGTCCTCTTGGGATTCATCCTGGTGGGGGGGGTGACGACGGTGTTCTACACAAGCCGCCTGGCCAAGATCGCCCTGGGAGAGCTGTTCGCGGGCGTGTGCCTCGGGAGCATGGTAGTCGTCGGAACTTTCATCGCCATGACCGGGGAGCTGAACACCACGGTGCTGCTGGCCTCCGTGCCGCCGGGCATCCTAACGTTCCTGCTGCTCTTCCTGAATGAATTCCCGGATCTGCAAGCGGACAGTTCAGGAGGGCGGCGTCACCTTCTTATCGTCCTGGGGAAGTCGGTCTCGGCGCGGGTCTACACGGCTTCTCTATGCGTCTGCTACGGGTTCATCGTATGGGGTGTCATATCGGGCGTTTTTCCGGTTTCGATGCTCATCACCCTCCTGACCCTCCCCCTCGCTTTTAAAGCCGCTGTCACCACACTGAGGAACCATGACGATTTCGAGAAGATGATCGCGGCACAGGGGGCCAACGTGGGTCTGGTCCTGGGGATAGACTTTCTCATGGCCATAGCCTACTTCATCCACTGA
- a CDS encoding fic/DOC family protein translates to MTQNGVLYTIPSQMEPMLPPDSSGELRDLALDVVRRSAALGSSVHRETAKGIGELVRAMNSFYSNLIEGHDTHPVDIEKALAKDYSGDPAKRALQMESIAHIEVQKFTEQLLEMEPETDICSREFLCLIHRQFYDHLPEEFKEVKAPDGATRIVRPGKLRDDGVEVGRHLAPAASSLTLFLARFSEAYNPAGLDSVNKVIAAAASHHRLAWIHPFLDGNGRVARIFTHAYLIKAGLDGHGMWAVSRGLARRRNEYLTALAEADEHRRGDLDGRGNLSEQGLVLFCRFFLETMLDQVDFMRNLLDLDGMQKRIGAYAQQQVLMDELPRGSGKVLQQVFLRGRVSRGEAALLTGKAERTGRRVVKQLLDKNLLQSDSDKGPLRAAFPIKAVGFYFPRLYPEGGK, encoded by the coding sequence ATGACCCAAAATGGAGTCCTTTACACCATCCCCTCCCAGATGGAGCCCATGCTCCCGCCGGATTCGAGCGGAGAACTGCGAGACCTTGCACTCGATGTGGTCCGTCGTTCAGCAGCGCTGGGATCTTCTGTTCATCGCGAAACCGCCAAAGGTATAGGGGAGCTGGTGCGCGCCATGAACAGCTTCTACTCAAATCTTATCGAAGGTCATGACACTCACCCGGTGGATATAGAAAAAGCCCTGGCAAAAGATTATTCAGGAGATCCTGCAAAGCGCGCGCTTCAGATGGAGAGCATTGCGCACATCGAGGTCCAGAAGTTTACTGAACAGCTCCTCGAGATGGAACCTGAGACTGACATCTGTTCGAGGGAATTTCTCTGCCTGATTCACAGACAGTTCTACGACCATTTGCCGGAAGAATTTAAAGAGGTCAAAGCGCCCGATGGGGCAACACGCATCGTCAGGCCCGGCAAACTACGAGATGATGGGGTGGAGGTGGGAAGGCACCTGGCTCCCGCAGCTTCCTCGTTGACGCTCTTTCTTGCCCGTTTCTCAGAAGCCTACAATCCTGCCGGTCTGGACAGCGTAAACAAGGTAATAGCAGCTGCGGCCTCTCACCACAGGCTGGCCTGGATCCATCCCTTTCTGGACGGGAACGGGAGGGTTGCCAGGATCTTCACCCACGCCTACCTCATCAAGGCTGGTTTGGATGGGCATGGGATGTGGGCTGTTTCAAGGGGTCTTGCCCGCCGCCGGAACGAGTATCTCACCGCCCTGGCGGAAGCGGACGAGCACCGCCGTGGAGATCTGGATGGCAGGGGAAATCTCTCGGAACAGGGCCTTGTCCTTTTCTGCAGGTTCTTCCTCGAAACAATGCTGGATCAGGTGGATTTTATGCGGAACCTGCTGGATCTCGATGGGATGCAGAAAAGGATAGGGGCTTACGCGCAGCAACAGGTCCTGATGGATGAATTGCCCAGGGGGTCCGGGAAGGTTTTACAGCAAGTGTTTCTTCGTGGCCGGGTTTCCCGCGGCGAAGCGGCCCTGCTCACAGGCAAAGCCGAGCGGACGGGGCGGCGGGTTGTGAAACAGCTCCTCGATAAGAACCTGTTGCAATCTGATTCCGACAAGGGACCGCTCAGGGCGGCGTTTCCAATCAAGGCTGTCGGATTCTATTTTCCCCGCCTCTATCCTGAGGGGGGGAAATAG